One window of the Diospyros lotus cultivar Yz01 chromosome 12, ASM1463336v1, whole genome shotgun sequence genome contains the following:
- the LOC127787261 gene encoding NDR1/HIN1-like protein 13 → MSEPAKPALKRPPGYRPPGSQGYTPAPRKPALPPSLRPRKRGRSRCCCCCCLTVLLLTVLILLIALLACLFFLWYDPRPPVFHLQKLKFSRFDVSTGPDGPALNSQAVVMVQVRNPNAYLNIIYDKTEVSLKTEIADLGAGSLPAFTQKRKNTTALKFTVVEKNELIGNSVSKKLKDGVRRKSLVMETEVRTGIGMAANGWSSMTVPVKALCGGLSLKQVEGGAVPKCSIYIFKWLKIN, encoded by the exons ATGTCGGAGCCAGCGAAGCCGGCTCTGAAAAGGCCGCCGGGCTACAGACCGCCCGGTTCGCAGGGCTACACTCCCGCTCCCAGAAAACCGGCCCTCCCGCCGTCGCTCCGCCCCAGGAAGAGAGGCCGCTCCcgctgttgctgctgctgctgcctcaCCGTCCTCCTCCTCACCGTCCTCATCCTCCTGATTGCTCTCCTCGCCTGCTTATTCTTCCTCTGGTACGACCCCAGGCCGCCGGTTTTCCACCTCCAGAAACTAAAATTCTCCCGGTTCGATGTCAGCACCGGTCCGGACGGACCGGCCCTGAACTCGCAGGCCGTGGTCATGGTCCAGGTGAGAAACCCCAACGCCTATCTGAACATCATCTACGACAAAACCGAGGTCTCCTTGAAGACGGAGATCGCGGATTTGGGAGCGGGGAGCTTACCGGCTTTCACGCAGAAGAGGAAGAACACGACGGCATTGAAGTTCACGGTGGTGGAAAAGAACGAATTGATTGGGAATTCGGTGTCGaagaagctcaaggatggggtTCGGAGAAAGAGCTTGGTGATGGAGACGGAGGTTCGGACCGGGATTGGGATGGCGGCGAACGGGTGGAGCTCCATGACGGTGCCTGTCAAGGCCTTGTGTGGGGGCCTGAGTCTGAAGCAAGTTGAAGGCGGTGCTGTGCCCAAATGCTCAATCTACATTTTCAAATG GCTCAAGATTAATTAG